The Penicillium digitatum chromosome 6, complete sequence genome has a window encoding:
- a CDS encoding Checkpoint protein kinase, putative, whose amino-acid sequence MKPQGWGFSSINNTTDNFGGATLIYDFNVGIIAMASPSLPAYNELYQQSVRPMSRSAVSRSGSRRASPSTQALPRHYSGDSSDEEVPEPKFSASVKALLHGDGLGSSPHLQKAHVSHQPRIETSRQQSRSPRNLSPHDSSNGSPAPRVVRVGAISSASRFSREGSPLSNSQNAEPEYRSRPNDFITPAPRQRSVRINVSRSSTRSPTSVSPSGKRSSERNSGDEYGSADRSDSDRKSQFDDDPAMRYGLSSALRGRGGEEIAPHSSLRVKRVGRLAGTFLNGPARRGVLRRQSEESNEENHQFLSVDGVREDVEGEEENAEYRPRNPAKPSSPKVSWADPSPPRVHEYNRLEYPLRPAEVEGPFSRSSSPKSYGSKSTPASSEMSSKYSSAKEQPVFKVPSIPALPSVRDQENEPPPTFRRTKPQGLNVLDKPEKYNVVYDTEKKDVAETPATNSARKILATRSNNTPRRAAPPPPKMSVLETATSTGGASTSQSRKKKSQVTINGKQFTRLDCIGRGGSSRVYRVMAENYKIFALKRVNIEDVDPVTLTGYKGEIDLLKKLENVDRVVRLFDWELNNDKHALSVLMEIGESDLEKILTFRLNAEDAVFDINFTRFYWKEMLECVQAVHEYNIVHSDLKPANFLMVQGRLKLIDFGIANAIQDNTVNVHREQQVGTPNYMSPEALVDSNVSLGLPSSVGKVMKLGKPSDVWSLGCILYKMVYGQPPFAKIAKYYERIMAIPNPRVQIDFPAFGVGGVPVPPGLVRTLKRCLQRDQTLRPTIEEMLGPRDPFLHPDAQLVGAVPVTQDMLGRILANVVNHCKARGVPREEELAAWPAGFFAKIKAALEEENP is encoded by the coding sequence ATGAAACCTCAAGGTTGGGGTTTCTCCAGCATCAACAACACAACCGACAACTTTGGAGGGGCCACATTGATCTACGACTTCAATGTAGGTATTATCGCCATGGCGTCCCCGTCACTCCCAGCATACAACGAGCTGTACCAACAGTCAGTCCGACCGATGTCCCGATCCGCGGTTTCACGCTCGGGCTCCAGACGGGCATCTCCATCAACACAGGCTCTGCCCAGACATTACTCTGGGGACAGCTCCGACGAAGAGGTCCCGGAACCTAAATTTAGCGCTTCTGTTAAAGCATTGCTGCATGGAGATGGATTGGGCTCTTCGCCTCATTTACAAAAGGCACACGTGTCGCACCAACCTCGAATTGAAACTTCAAGACAGCAAAGCCGCTCACCCCGGAATTTGTCCCCGCATGACTCATCTAATGGTAGTCCTGCTCCAAGAGTTGTCCGTGTAGGAGCCATCTCATCGGCTTCTCGATTCTCACGCGAAGGCTCCCCACTATCAAATAGCCAGAACGCAGAACCAGAGTACCGCAGCCGGCCCAATGATTTTATTACCCCCGCTCCACGCCAACGCAGTGTTCGTATCAATGTTTCGCGCAGCAGCACACGATCCCCCACCTCTGTTTCGCCTTCGGGAAAGCGCTCATCGGAACGCAATTCGGGTGACGAGTACGGTAGTGCAGATCGCTCGGATAGTGATCGGAAATCGCAATTTGATGATGATCCAGCGATGCGATATGGCCTTTCTTCCGCATTGCGAGGGCGTGGCGGTGAAGAAATTGCTCCACACAGCTCCCTGCGTGTGAAGCGGGTTGGTCGACTTGCTGGCACCTTCTTGAACGGCCCTGCTAGGAGGGGCGTCCTTCGTCGCCAGAGCGAGGAAAGTAACGAGGAAAATCATCAATTTTTATCGGTAGACGGCGTCCGGGAGGACGTCGAGGGAGAGGAGGAGAATGCCGAATACCGACCTCGCAACCCAGCAAAACCTTCATCCCCCAAGGTGTCATGGGCTGACCCAAGCCCGCCCCGCGTGCATGAATACAATCGACTAGAATATCCTCTCCGCCCTGCCGAGGTTGAAGGACCGTTCTCGAGGTCATCCTCGCCAAAATCATATGGCTCAAAGTCCACACCCGCTTCATCAGAAATGTCTTCCAAATACTCGAGTGCGAAGGAACAGCCCGTATTCAAGGTACCTTCCATACCGGCTTTGCCATCAGTCCGTGACCAAGAGAATGAACCACCACCAACTTTCCGGCGCACAAAGCCACAGGGGTTAAATGTGTTAGATAAACCCGAAAAGTATAATGTTGTTTACGATACCGAGAAGAAAGATGTGGCGGAGACGCCAGCAACCAACTCTGCACGAAAGATACTTGCCACGCGGAGCAACAACACCCCTCGTAGGGCcgctcctcctcccccaAAAATGTCAGTTCTTGAGACAGCGACTTCCACAGGAGGTGCATCGACATCCCAATCACGAAAAAAGAAGAGTCAAGTCACGATCAATGGCAAGCAATTCACTCGACTCGATTGTATTGGTCGAGGTGGCAGCTCGCGTGTTTATCGAGTGATGGCAGAGAATTACAAGATCTTTGCTCTCAAGCGTGTCAATATTGAAGATGTCGATCCAGTGACCTTGACTGGATACAAGGGTGAAATCGACTTGTTGAAAAAATTAGAGAATGTGGACCGTGTGGTGCGCTTGTTTGACTGGGAGCTGAACAATGACAAACACGCTCTTAGTGTGCTTATGGAAATCGGAGAGTCTGATCTTGAAAAGATTCTCACATTCCGTTTAAACGCCGAAGATGCTGTATTCGATATCAACTTTACTCGATTTTATTGGAAGGAGATGCTCGAGTGTGTCCAAGCTGTCCACGAGTACAACATCGTCCACTCAGATTTGAAACCGGCCAACTTCCTCATGGTTCAAGGCCGGCTGAAGCTTATTGACTTTGGAATTGCCAATGCGATCCAAGATAACACCGTCAACGTTCATCGTGAACAGCAAGTCGGCACACCCAATTATATGTCCCCTGAAGCATTGGTTGATTCCAACGTGTCACTTGGCCTCCCTTCAAGTGTCGGAAAAGTTATGAAATTAGGAAAACCCAGCGATGTCTGGAGTTTGGGTTGTATTCTGTACAAGATGGTCTACGGACAACCACCATTCGCCAAAATCGCTAAATATTATGAACGCATCATGGCTATCCCCAACCCTCGTGTACAAATCGATTTCCCGGCCTTCGGCGTCGGTGGAGTTCCAGTACCCCCTGGCCTTGTTCGGACCCTCAAGCGCTGTCTGCAACGTGACCAGACTCTCCGACCAACAattgaggagatgcttggcCCGCGCGACCCATTCTTGCATCCCGATGCCCAGCTTGTGGGTGCTGTCCCAGTAACTCAGGACATGCTTGGCCGTATATTGGCCAATGTCGTCAACCATTGCAAGGCCCGCGGTGTACCCAGGGAAGAGGAACTGGCAGCATGGCCCGCAGGCTTCTTTGCAAAAATTAAAGCagccctcgaagaagaaaatccatga
- a CDS encoding mitochondrial 54S ribosomal protein bL21m — protein sequence MFSRSALRSLASELRWTAPSTISSAAPLQQRACLHQTASLMNSPQPQSQAASSHPESPLSAAPRAQDTHAKTHQGVKASTFDENTMTPQTRAHVPIAKQPVAPTFTSPLQVTKSLMSQLPHLAGQKPHYIVAQLHARPYLLTEGDHIRLPFLMPKVKAGDILRFNRATALGSRDFTMKGTPTIDERIYECRVRVTGVDAEPLRIKEKTKRRQRHVKQAKSKHRYTLMRVMDVRVKTPDELLAEGAVVVEDSEDSSVIEPRL from the coding sequence ATGTTCTCACGCTCTGCTCTACGGAGCCTCGCCTCCGAACTGCGCTGGACTGCGCCGTCTACAATCTCATCCGCAGCTCCCCTGCAGCAACGAGCGTGCCTTCACCAAACTGCATCCTTGATGAATTCGCCACAACCCCAGAGCCAAGCGGCTTCTAGCCATCCCGAATCACCTCTCAGCGCCGCTCCCCGGGCTCAAGATACCCATGCAAAGACTCACCAGGGCGTCAAGGCCTCCACTTTCGACGAAAACACCATGACACCCCAAACACGCGCACACGttcccattgcaaaacaaCCCGTTGCCCCGACTTTCACCTCCCCTCTCCAAGTGACAAAATCTCTTATGTCACAGCTCCCCCACCTTGCAGGCCAGAAGCCACACTACATTGTCGCTCAACTGCACGCACGACCATACCTCTTGACCGAAGGTGATCACATCCGGTTGCCCTTCCTCATGCCCAAGGTCAAGGCAGGTGATATTCTGCGATTCAATCGTGCCACCGCACTTGGATCCCGTGATTTTACAATGAAGGGCACACCGACTATCGACGAGCGTATCTACGAATGCCGGGTCCGTGTGACGGGTGTGGACGCGGAGCCGCTCCgcatcaaggagaagacgAAGCGGAGACAAAGGCATGTTAAGCAGGCAAAGAGCAAGCACCGTTATACGCTCATGCGTGTCATGGATGTGCGGGTGAAGACACCGGATGAGTTGTTGGCGGAAGGCGCGGTGGTCGTGGAAGACTCTGAGGACAGCTCAGTAATCGAACCCCGGTTATAA
- a CDS encoding Ribosome biogenesis protein nsa2 codes for MPQNEYIERWQKQHGKRLDHDERVRKRQAREGHKASHDAQNLRGLRAKLYQQNRHKEKIQMKKRIKAQEEKNVKSAAPDEPSKTPLPQYLLDRSQETNAKALSSAIKNKRNEKAAKFAVPLPKVKGISEEEMFKVVNTGKKTHKKAWKRMITKPTFVGNDFTRRPVKYERFIRPMGLRYKKCNVTHPELAVTVQLPILSVKKNPQNPLYTQLGVLTKGTIIEVNVSELGLVTTSGKVVWGKWAQVTNTPENDGCVNAVLLV; via the exons ATG CCTCAGAACGA GTATATCGAGCGCTGGCAAAAGCAGCACGGCAAGCGCCTTGATCACGATGAGCGCGTGCGTAAGCGCCAGGCTCGTGAGGGACACAAGGCGTCTCACGATGCCCAGAACCTGCGTGGTCTGCGGGCCAAGCTGTACCAGCAGAATCGCcacaaggagaagattcaaatGAAGAAGCGCATCAAGGCtcaggaagagaagaacGTCAAGTCCGCCGCACCTGATGAGCCTTCGAAGACTCCTCTGCCCCAGTACCTGCTCGACCGCTCCCAGGAGACCAACGCCAAGGCCCTCTCCAGTGCTATCAAGAACAAGCGTAATGAGAAGGCTGCTAAGTTTGCTGTCCCCTTGCCTAAGGTCAAGGGTATTAGCGAGGAGGAGATGTTCAAGGTTGTCAACACCGGAAAGAAGACCCACAAGAAGGCTTGGAAGCGGATGATCACCAAGCCTACTTTCGTTGGTAACGACTTCACCCGTCGTCCCGTCAAGTACGAGCGGTTCATTCGTCCCATGGGTCTGCGTTACAAGAAGTGTAATGTTACACA tcCCGAGCTGGCTGTCACTGTGCAACTGCCCATCCTGTCTGTCAAGAAAAACCCCCAGAACCCTCTCTATACTCAGCTGGGTGTTTTGACGAAGGGAACAATCATTGAGGTCAACGTCTCCGAGTTGGGTCTTGTTACCACCTCCGGTAAGGTTGTCTGGGGTAAATGGGCCCAGGTCACCAACACCCCTGAGAACGACGGTTGTGTCAATGC GGTTCTCCTTGTCTAA